In the Pirellulales bacterium genome, one interval contains:
- the rpmG gene encoding 50S ribosomal protein L33, which yields MAKSKKKVETVFLVCEETGDYNYTLRRKTGGEKLKLSKYSPRLRKHTMHVEKKK from the coding sequence ATGGCCAAGTCGAAGAAGAAGGTCGAGACCGTGTTCCTCGTCTGCGAGGAGACCGGCGACTACAACTACACGCTCCGTCGCAAGACGGGGGGCGAGAAGCTCAAGCTTAGCAAGTACTCGCCCCGTCTCCGCAAGCACACGATGCACGTCGAGAAGAAGAAGTAA
- a CDS encoding M48 family metalloprotease, whose translation MSSAPPEFSSAGFVKTVVLPGLLVFPLPTVSLFFFLYAQRSFNADARKIILEQVRADETLSPAEREVTVAFYTLNPMSELLKSPDFADMVDGKTRFDYATFRWAIRLSLASIASGILVFALAGVCVWWSRRSQRAQYLSLLIGGQVVRIYAALQTIVQGALLVALSYWVTALLFNIYVPKLILIVALLALTGVGAILKAIFKRPDNRLAVEGLELDRQAAPRLWSELDALCAQVETAPPDHVIVGIDDNFFVTEAPVTVGERTLHGRTLFASLALLKQMSGAEADGVLAHEMAHFSGQDTVYTKKINPLLQRDALYLQALHENPLTWPVYYFMLCFRALFELTLGERSRLREFRADRIAAEATTPRDFARALVRISAYSDYRRNVQEELFKQERAMETANICGQIEAGFHQYAVSFAAKPDLETLATSHPFDSHPPMSQRLEALGVSLQSQEAQSLVANPGDGRWYRTIDRADEIERAQWDEYEERFRHIHEQSLPYRFLPETDEEREIVEQAFPPLVIEGKKGSLMLDCETIQYSPWPGSLAYSEITNCVLNDGALEIHYEREGKQHVTIPLKKFGKHQAEALQAISNYYGRYAAAKEYQQHKQDQPPTTGE comes from the coding sequence ATGAGCAGCGCGCCACCAGAGTTTTCCAGCGCCGGTTTCGTCAAGACGGTCGTCCTTCCCGGCTTGCTCGTCTTTCCTCTGCCGACGGTTTCGCTTTTCTTCTTTCTGTACGCGCAGCGCAGCTTCAATGCCGACGCGCGGAAGATCATCCTCGAACAAGTACGGGCAGACGAAACGCTCTCTCCAGCCGAGCGCGAGGTGACGGTCGCATTCTACACGTTGAATCCCATGTCGGAGTTGCTCAAGAGCCCCGATTTTGCCGACATGGTCGATGGCAAGACTCGCTTCGACTACGCGACGTTTCGTTGGGCGATTCGACTTTCGCTAGCCTCGATCGCCAGCGGCATCCTGGTCTTTGCCTTGGCGGGCGTGTGCGTCTGGTGGTCGCGCCGTTCGCAGCGCGCGCAATACCTGAGCCTGCTCATCGGTGGACAAGTCGTGCGGATCTACGCCGCGCTGCAAACGATCGTGCAGGGGGCGCTGCTCGTCGCGCTGTCGTACTGGGTGACGGCGCTGTTGTTCAATATCTACGTTCCCAAGCTCATCCTCATCGTGGCCCTGCTCGCCTTGACGGGCGTCGGCGCCATTCTCAAGGCCATCTTCAAGCGGCCCGATAATCGGCTTGCCGTCGAAGGCCTCGAGCTCGACCGCCAGGCGGCGCCGCGCTTGTGGTCGGAGCTCGACGCCCTCTGTGCCCAGGTCGAGACCGCTCCGCCCGATCACGTGATTGTCGGCATCGACGACAACTTTTTCGTCACCGAGGCGCCCGTCACCGTTGGAGAGCGGACGCTGCACGGCCGGACGTTGTTTGCCAGCCTGGCGCTGCTGAAGCAGATGTCGGGGGCCGAGGCCGATGGTGTCCTGGCGCACGAAATGGCACATTTCAGCGGGCAGGACACGGTGTACACGAAGAAAATCAATCCATTGCTGCAGCGCGATGCACTCTACCTGCAGGCGCTGCACGAGAACCCCCTCACGTGGCCGGTCTACTACTTCATGCTCTGCTTTCGGGCCCTGTTCGAGCTGACGTTGGGCGAACGTAGCCGGCTGCGCGAGTTTCGCGCCGACCGGATCGCCGCCGAGGCGACCACGCCGCGCGATTTTGCCCGGGCGCTGGTGCGGATCTCGGCCTACTCCGACTATCGCCGCAACGTGCAGGAAGAGCTCTTCAAGCAGGAGCGAGCCATGGAGACGGCGAATATCTGCGGCCAGATCGAAGCGGGCTTCCATCAGTATGCCGTCTCGTTCGCGGCCAAGCCCGATCTGGAAACGCTGGCCACGTCGCATCCCTTCGATAGTCACCCTCCCATGTCGCAGCGGCTCGAGGCGTTGGGCGTGTCGTTGCAGTCGCAGGAGGCGCAGTCGCTCGTGGCCAACCCCGGCGACGGACGTTGGTACCGGACGATCGACCGCGCCGACGAGATCGAACGGGCACAGTGGGACGAATACGAGGAACGCTTTCGCCACATCCACGAGCAGTCGCTCCCCTATCGCTTTTTGCCCGAAACCGACGAAGAGCGGGAAATCGTGGAACAGGCCTTTCCGCCCCTGGTCATCGAAGGGAAGAAGGGCTCGCTCATGCTGGATTGCGAAACGATCCAGTATTCCCCCTGGCCTGGAAGTCTGGCCTACTCAGAGATTACAAACTGTGTGTTGAACGACGGCGCGCTCGAGATCCACTACGAGCGCGAGGGCAAGCAGCACGTCACGATTCCGCTCAAGAAATTCGGCAAACATCAGGCCGAAGCCCTCCAGGCGATCTCGAACTATTACGGTCGCTATGCGGCGGCCAAAGAGTACCAACAACACAAGCAAGACCAGCCGCCGACGACGGGCGAGTAA
- a CDS encoding 3-deoxy-D-manno-octulosonic acid transferase, translating into MAYLLNAAYLAALVVVLPWLLVADLLRGKRRGGWRAKLTGRVPRRTNDRYCVWLHAVSVGEVNLLRTLVAELEERQPDWECVISTSTVTGYELARKRFAGRLVFYCPFDFTWAVRAAMSRVRPNLLVLAELELWPNLIAAARTRGARVAVINGRLSAKSFRGYERIGWLAARLLRGVDLVAAQNEEYAARFRALGAPAHRVQVTGSLKYDGAQTDRSNTSTRALAALAGIAPEDPVFVAGSTQDPEESLAVDAFLSCRPHHPELRLVLVPRHAERFDEVAEMLRSRGVPFVRRSQLGPHHKRPSPEARVLLVDTIGELGAWWGTATVGFVGGSLTQRGGQNMIEPAAYGVATCFGPNTQNFRDVVETLLAAGGAEVVRDGQELTAFVRRALDAPEEAAALGRRARQLVAQQLGATTRTIDLLLSLTETAGARERRAA; encoded by the coding sequence GTGGCGTACCTGCTCAATGCGGCCTATCTCGCGGCGCTGGTCGTGGTCTTGCCCTGGTTGCTGGTCGCCGACCTGCTGCGCGGCAAGCGCCGCGGCGGCTGGCGCGCCAAGTTGACCGGTCGCGTGCCGCGACGCACGAATGACCGCTACTGCGTCTGGCTGCACGCCGTCAGCGTGGGCGAGGTGAACCTGCTCCGCACGCTGGTGGCCGAGCTTGAGGAACGCCAGCCCGATTGGGAATGCGTCATCTCGACGAGCACCGTCACCGGCTATGAATTGGCCAGGAAGCGTTTCGCCGGGCGACTCGTCTTCTACTGCCCGTTCGATTTCACCTGGGCGGTCCGCGCGGCGATGTCGCGCGTCCGGCCCAACCTGCTCGTGCTGGCCGAGCTCGAACTATGGCCCAATCTGATCGCCGCGGCCCGCACCCGCGGCGCCCGAGTCGCCGTCATCAACGGGCGGCTCAGCGCCAAAAGTTTTCGCGGCTACGAGCGCATCGGCTGGCTCGCGGCCCGGCTGCTCCGGGGGGTCGATCTCGTGGCCGCGCAAAACGAGGAGTACGCTGCGCGCTTTCGCGCGCTCGGGGCGCCGGCCCATCGCGTGCAAGTCACCGGGTCGCTCAAGTACGACGGCGCCCAGACCGACCGCTCGAACACCTCGACCCGGGCGCTGGCGGCGCTGGCGGGCATCGCGCCAGAAGACCCCGTCTTCGTGGCCGGCAGCACCCAAGATCCCGAAGAATCGCTGGCGGTCGACGCCTTCCTGAGTTGCCGACCCCACCATCCAGAGCTGCGGCTGGTGCTGGTCCCCCGTCATGCCGAGCGGTTCGACGAGGTGGCCGAGATGCTGCGCTCGCGAGGCGTCCCCTTTGTGCGACGTTCGCAACTTGGTCCCCATCACAAGCGGCCATCGCCCGAGGCGCGCGTGCTGCTGGTCGACACGATCGGCGAGCTGGGGGCCTGGTGGGGGACCGCAACGGTCGGCTTCGTCGGGGGCAGCCTGACGCAGCGCGGCGGCCAGAACATGATCGAGCCGGCCGCCTACGGCGTGGCTACCTGCTTTGGCCCCAATACGCAGAACTTCCGCGACGTGGTCGAAACGCTGCTGGCGGCCGGGGGAGCCGAGGTCGTCCGGGACGGGCAGGAACTGACCGCTTTCGTCCGCCGGGCCCTCGATGCCCCGGAAGAGGCCGCGGCCTTGGGGCGGCGAGCCAGGCAACTCGTGGCCCAGCAATTGGGGGCCACCACGCGCACCATCGATCTGCTGCTTTCCCTCACGGAAACGGCAGGGGCCAGGGAACGCCGCGCGGCGTGA
- a CDS encoding SEC-C domain-containing protein, translated as MDLLERSWEIVGDVFSGVARGVERSLTSLFGSSNARFLKRLEMKVAAVNALEPSLQTLTDEQLRGKTDEFRRRLAAGETLDDILIEAFAVCREGGRRFLGMRHYDVQLLGGMVLHSGAIAEMVTGEGKTLVATLPAYLNAIEGRGVHVITVNDYLARRDMEWMGPLYMGLGLTVGAIQAGMESGERQLMYAKDITYGTNNEFGFDYLRDNMRPAARDDDKYPKHMQQAQGHLHFAVIDEVDNILIDEARTPLIISGPAHDDVTKYAKADRIARQLQRDSHFEVKEKEHTAHLTEEGVRAAEKLAGVESFYTAGNMEWPHLIDNSLKAHHLYKRDVNYVVQNNEVIIVDEFTGRLMPGRNWSDGLHQAVEAKEGVTIKEESQTLATITLQNFFKLYDKLAGMTGTAMTEASEFWKIYKLDVIAIPTNRGLQRINYPDVIYRTEREKFHAIADEIERLHKWDSVLLDDKTMRVGKIVRESETELEFEPKGEKQTEKIDRSKVVELDRHGRPILVGTVSIEKSERLSEMLDRRGIPHQVLNAKHHQREADIVAQAGRRDAVTIATNMAGRGTDIVLGGNPETLAWAQLQDKYPTRLDVPPEEWDALVREIEEREHMKPEGRRIAEMGGLHIIGTERHEARRIDLQLRGRCGRQGDPGSSRFYLSLEDDLMRIFAGEWVKNVLTRLGMQEGEAIESRMVSRRIEGAQKKVEERNFEIRKNLLEYDEVMDEQRKRVYGYRQSILDGANCKELIFEMIDTQIDHYLGQLLDKDYSTATFASWVSGIFGQEYDPRDFRGLDFDAAEQVAKDEAERMAEGAVQEAIDENLPEGEDTDEWNWEALAKRANLRWKLNLRDRDLKKVGRDGVAELLLEQARAAIADVDLSEGKRLLDPDFGLQSAIGWVQQKFGIELKPDDVRPLEPKAFADHVRQKAAEAYALKEAEFPVLAGLYRYTSRDAQGQKHFERDKLVAWASDRFDTDFSIDNLRNKQSDETRALLVEISRKHQAQADAVRKELHRRVSRIFGEHAPPGTTVGAAVSGSNGALQSLVDYVSDELDVDLVKDNLARLEHEELERHLEGALEDRFRPEMRRMERSLVLQILDAAWKDHLLAMDHLRHSVGLRGYAQVDPKVEYKREGMKTFEAMWHSVGERVTDLVFRMEQLDENWISSLWVEQRAIHEDAPPPSEIAEQQQSAIDASQATQKSEPIRNRQQHVGRNDPCPCGSGKKFKNCCMRKGGGSPI; from the coding sequence ATGGACCTACTCGAACGTAGTTGGGAAATTGTCGGCGATGTTTTCAGCGGCGTGGCCCGAGGGGTCGAACGCAGTCTGACCTCGCTGTTCGGCTCCTCGAATGCGCGCTTCTTGAAGCGTCTGGAGATGAAGGTCGCCGCGGTCAATGCGCTGGAACCGTCGCTGCAGACCCTTACCGACGAACAATTGCGAGGGAAGACGGATGAGTTTCGCCGTCGACTCGCCGCGGGCGAGACGCTCGATGACATTCTCATCGAGGCCTTTGCCGTCTGCCGCGAAGGTGGACGCCGCTTCCTCGGCATGCGCCACTATGACGTGCAGTTGCTCGGTGGCATGGTGCTCCACTCGGGGGCGATTGCTGAAATGGTCACCGGCGAAGGCAAGACGCTCGTCGCCACGCTGCCGGCGTATCTCAACGCCATCGAAGGACGCGGCGTACACGTTATCACGGTGAACGACTATCTCGCACGTCGCGACATGGAGTGGATGGGCCCGCTCTACATGGGGCTCGGGCTGACCGTCGGCGCGATCCAAGCCGGCATGGAGTCGGGCGAGCGCCAGTTGATGTACGCCAAGGACATCACCTACGGCACGAACAACGAGTTCGGTTTCGACTACCTGCGCGACAACATGCGTCCCGCCGCGCGCGACGATGACAAATACCCTAAGCACATGCAGCAGGCGCAGGGGCACCTGCACTTCGCCGTCATCGACGAGGTCGACAACATCCTCATCGACGAGGCGCGTACGCCGCTCATCATCTCGGGTCCCGCGCACGACGACGTTACCAAATACGCCAAGGCCGATCGCATCGCGCGGCAGTTGCAGCGAGACTCGCACTTCGAGGTCAAGGAGAAGGAGCACACCGCGCACCTGACCGAAGAGGGCGTGCGCGCCGCCGAGAAGCTGGCCGGGGTCGAAAGCTTCTACACCGCCGGCAACATGGAATGGCCCCACCTGATCGACAACTCGCTCAAGGCGCACCACCTCTACAAGCGCGACGTGAACTACGTCGTGCAAAACAACGAGGTGATCATCGTCGATGAGTTCACCGGCCGCCTCATGCCGGGCCGCAACTGGAGCGACGGTCTGCACCAGGCGGTCGAGGCCAAAGAAGGCGTCACCATCAAGGAAGAGTCGCAGACGCTGGCCACGATCACCCTGCAAAACTTCTTCAAGCTGTACGACAAGCTCGCCGGCATGACTGGCACCGCCATGACCGAGGCGAGCGAGTTCTGGAAGATCTACAAGCTCGACGTGATCGCCATTCCCACGAATCGCGGCCTGCAACGCATCAACTATCCCGACGTCATCTATCGCACCGAGCGCGAGAAGTTCCACGCCATCGCCGACGAGATCGAGCGGTTACACAAGTGGGACTCGGTGCTGCTCGACGACAAGACGATGCGGGTGGGGAAGATCGTCCGCGAATCGGAGACCGAGCTCGAGTTCGAGCCGAAAGGGGAAAAGCAGACCGAAAAGATCGACCGCTCGAAGGTCGTCGAGCTCGATCGCCACGGCCGGCCGATCCTGGTCGGCACGGTCTCGATCGAGAAGAGCGAACGGCTCTCCGAGATGCTCGATCGCCGCGGCATCCCGCACCAGGTGCTCAACGCCAAGCACCATCAACGCGAGGCGGACATCGTCGCCCAGGCGGGCCGACGCGACGCCGTGACGATCGCCACGAACATGGCCGGCCGCGGTACCGATATCGTGCTCGGCGGCAACCCCGAGACGCTGGCCTGGGCGCAGCTTCAGGACAAGTATCCCACGCGCCTCGACGTCCCCCCCGAGGAATGGGACGCCCTGGTGCGCGAGATCGAAGAGCGCGAGCACATGAAGCCCGAAGGCCGGCGCATCGCCGAGATGGGGGGCTTGCACATCATCGGCACCGAGCGCCACGAGGCGCGCCGCATCGACTTGCAGTTGCGCGGTCGCTGCGGTCGCCAGGGGGATCCCGGCAGCAGCCGCTTCTACCTCTCGCTCGAAGACGACCTGATGCGCATCTTCGCCGGCGAATGGGTGAAGAACGTCCTCACGCGTCTCGGCATGCAGGAGGGGGAGGCCATCGAAAGCCGCATGGTCTCGCGCCGCATCGAAGGGGCCCAGAAGAAGGTCGAGGAACGCAACTTCGAGATTCGCAAGAACCTGCTCGAGTACGACGAGGTCATGGACGAGCAGCGCAAGCGCGTCTACGGCTACCGGCAGTCGATTCTCGACGGCGCGAACTGCAAAGAGCTGATCTTCGAGATGATCGATACCCAGATCGATCATTACCTCGGCCAGTTACTCGATAAGGATTACAGCACCGCCACGTTCGCCAGTTGGGTAAGCGGTATTTTTGGCCAGGAGTACGATCCGCGCGATTTTCGTGGGCTCGACTTCGACGCCGCCGAGCAGGTCGCCAAGGACGAAGCCGAACGCATGGCCGAAGGCGCCGTGCAAGAAGCCATCGACGAGAACCTGCCCGAGGGGGAAGACACCGACGAGTGGAACTGGGAGGCCTTGGCCAAGCGGGCCAATCTCCGCTGGAAGCTCAACCTGCGCGATCGCGATCTGAAGAAGGTCGGCCGCGACGGCGTCGCCGAGCTGCTGCTCGAGCAGGCCCGTGCCGCGATCGCCGACGTCGATCTCTCGGAAGGCAAGCGTCTGCTCGATCCCGACTTCGGCCTCCAGTCGGCCATCGGCTGGGTGCAGCAGAAGTTCGGCATCGAACTCAAACCGGACGACGTCCGCCCTCTCGAGCCGAAAGCCTTCGCCGATCACGTTCGCCAGAAGGCGGCCGAGGCCTACGCATTGAAGGAGGCCGAGTTCCCCGTCCTGGCCGGGCTGTATCGTTACACCTCGCGCGATGCGCAGGGTCAAAAGCACTTCGAACGCGACAAGCTCGTCGCCTGGGCCAGCGATCGCTTCGACACGGACTTCTCGATCGACAATCTTCGCAACAAGCAATCGGACGAGACTCGCGCTCTGCTCGTCGAGATCAGCCGCAAGCACCAGGCCCAGGCCGATGCCGTGCGCAAGGAATTGCACCGGCGCGTGTCGCGCATCTTCGGCGAACACGCCCCCCCGGGGACGACGGTCGGCGCGGCGGTGAGCGGGTCGAATGGCGCCCTGCAGTCGCTGGTCGACTACGTGAGCGACGAGCTCGACGTCGATCTCGTGAAAGACAATCTGGCGCGACTCGAACACGAGGAGCTCGAACGCCATCTCGAAGGAGCGCTCGAGGATCGCTTCCGCCCCGAAATGCGGCGGATGGAACGCTCGCTCGTGCTGCAGATTTTGGACGCCGCCTGGAAAGATCACCTGCTGGCGATGGATCACCTGCGCCACAGTGTGGGTCTGCGTGGCTATGCCCAGGTCGACCCCAAGGTCGAGTACAAGCGCGAAGGCATGAAGACCTTCGAGGCCATGTGGCACTCGGTGGGCGAACGCGTGACCGATCTCGTCTTCCGCATGGAACAACTCGACGAGAACTGGATCAGCTCGCTGTGGGTCGAGCAGCGTGCCATCCACGAAGATGCCCCCCCCCCCAGCGAGATTGCCGAGCAGCAGCAGAGCGCGATCGACGCCTCGCAAGCGACTCAAAAATCGGAGCCGATCCGCAACCGGCAGCAGCACGTCGGACGCAACGATCCCTGCCCCTGCGGCAGCGGCAAGAAGTTCAAGAACTGCTGCATGCGCAAGGGGGGCGGCAGCCCGATTTAG
- a CDS encoding selenium-binding family protein — MRRREFLQAAAATTLSGSFAARALGATQTHADEACCGPGFASPAEAIQAPREELLYTVALYAGTPVKKPDYLATIDVDPKSPTYSQVIHRLPMPYVGDELHHFGWNTCSSCHGDGEKHRRYLIVPGNASSRIHIVDTHDSRAPKLVKVLDPDVVKKQVNLSAPHTVHCLADGQVMISMLGDAAGNGPGGFLLLDDKFDVAGRWERDLGGMKFNYDFWYQPRHNVMVSSEWAAPKTYQTGFSPKEVEAGKFGQQIHFWDWQARKIAQTVDLGGTGLIPLEVRFHHDPASTHGFVGAALSSTMWHWHKPGDQWQVEKVIEVESATPPGSDAPIPGLITDLLLSMDDRYLYFSNWLHGDIRQYDITDPAKPKLVGQLWCGGLLGKNPEFRGRKLIGGPQMLQLSLDGRRLYVTNSLYSVWDNQFYPDMAQAGSVLLQVDCDTEKGGLTLNEDFLVDFGLEPQGAARAHEMRYPGGDCTSDIFV, encoded by the coding sequence ATGCGACGACGCGAGTTCTTGCAGGCAGCCGCGGCGACTACCCTCTCCGGTTCGTTCGCCGCGCGTGCCCTCGGCGCGACCCAAACTCACGCCGATGAGGCCTGCTGTGGGCCCGGCTTCGCTTCGCCCGCCGAAGCGATCCAAGCGCCGCGCGAAGAGCTGCTCTACACCGTGGCCCTCTATGCCGGCACGCCGGTCAAGAAGCCCGACTACCTGGCCACGATCGACGTCGATCCGAAATCGCCTACGTACTCGCAAGTGATTCACCGCCTGCCGATGCCCTACGTCGGCGACGAGCTGCATCACTTCGGCTGGAACACGTGCAGCAGTTGCCACGGCGACGGCGAGAAACACCGCCGTTACTTGATCGTGCCGGGCAACGCCTCGAGCCGCATTCATATCGTCGACACGCACGATTCCCGCGCGCCGAAGCTGGTCAAGGTGCTCGATCCCGACGTGGTGAAGAAGCAGGTGAATCTCAGCGCGCCCCACACGGTCCACTGCCTGGCCGACGGGCAGGTGATGATCTCGATGCTGGGGGATGCCGCCGGCAACGGCCCCGGCGGCTTTCTGCTGCTCGACGACAAGTTCGACGTGGCCGGCCGCTGGGAACGCGATCTAGGCGGCATGAAGTTCAACTACGACTTCTGGTACCAGCCCCGCCACAACGTGATGGTCTCGAGCGAATGGGCCGCGCCCAAGACCTATCAAACCGGCTTCAGTCCGAAAGAGGTCGAGGCGGGCAAGTTCGGCCAGCAGATTCACTTCTGGGATTGGCAGGCACGCAAGATCGCGCAGACGGTCGATCTCGGCGGCACGGGGCTCATCCCGCTCGAGGTACGCTTCCACCACGATCCCGCCAGCACGCACGGCTTCGTCGGCGCCGCGCTGTCGAGCACGATGTGGCACTGGCACAAGCCGGGAGACCAGTGGCAGGTCGAGAAGGTGATCGAGGTCGAAAGCGCCACGCCGCCGGGGAGTGACGCTCCCATCCCGGGACTCATCACCGATCTGCTTCTTTCGATGGACGACCGCTATCTCTACTTCTCGAACTGGCTACACGGCGATATCCGCCAGTACGACATCACTGACCCGGCGAAGCCGAAGCTCGTGGGGCAGTTGTGGTGCGGCGGCCTGCTGGGCAAGAACCCCGAGTTCCGCGGCCGCAAGTTGATCGGCGGTCCGCAGATGCTGCAGTTGAGCCTCGACGGCCGTCGGCTCTACGTGACCAACTCCCTCTACAGCGTGTGGGACAACCAGTTCTATCCCGACATGGCCCAGGCGGGCTCGGTGCTCTTGCAGGTTGATTGCGACACGGAGAAGGGGGGCCTCACGTTGAACGAGGATTTCCTCGTCGACTTCGGCCTCGAACCGCAAGGCGCGGCCCGCGCCCACGAAATGCGCTACCCCGGCGGCGACTGCACGTCGGATATCTTCGTGTAG
- a CDS encoding nucleotidyltransferase domain-containing protein has product MRIKRPAEALLFPRVRQRVLATLLLHPQGEWYLTQLVRHLGCAPAHLHRELKLLVAAGVLRRRAEGRQVYYSPDPACPYLAELRALVRKTAGLPQVLADAFEPWRSRIDCAFIFGSVAKGEERSASDVDVMIVGDVKLADLASALRVVERELGRPVNPTVYPKKELVQKLRTGNHFVRTVIADPGKIFVVGSSSDLEKATRRRTDQTPQDKQAGTRRTTRRRGGKTERRQVD; this is encoded by the coding sequence ATGAGAATTAAGCGCCCGGCGGAAGCATTGCTCTTTCCTCGCGTGCGTCAGCGCGTGTTGGCCACGTTGCTGCTCCATCCGCAAGGCGAATGGTATCTGACCCAATTGGTGCGCCACCTGGGCTGTGCGCCGGCCCATCTGCATCGGGAATTGAAGCTACTCGTCGCAGCCGGAGTGCTGCGACGTCGCGCAGAAGGCCGCCAAGTCTACTATTCGCCCGATCCGGCCTGTCCCTATCTCGCCGAGTTAAGGGCCCTGGTCCGCAAAACTGCTGGACTGCCACAGGTTCTTGCAGACGCTTTCGAACCGTGGCGTTCCCGTATCGATTGTGCCTTCATTTTCGGATCGGTGGCCAAGGGAGAAGAGCGGTCCGCAAGTGATGTCGATGTGATGATCGTAGGCGATGTAAAGCTTGCAGATCTGGCGTCGGCGCTGCGCGTCGTGGAGCGCGAGCTAGGTCGGCCCGTGAACCCGACTGTGTATCCGAAAAAAGAGCTTGTGCAAAAGCTGCGTACAGGGAATCATTTCGTGCGGACGGTAATCGCTGATCCCGGAAAAATCTTCGTGGTGGGCAGCAGCAGTGACCTTGAAAAAGCTACACGCCGACGGACGGATCAAACCCCACAAGACAAGCAAGCAGGAACTCGACGAACTACGCGGCGGCGTGGCGGTAAAACTGAAAGACGCCAAGTCGACTGA
- a CDS encoding DUF1571 domain-containing protein: MLCHVRTLEMLSAVALLFVSFVPAAQAQSPPAKKVSTPSPLKLAKPIGTAPGELAPKPGEHPLRPLIRWGTEAAEAFRQVPGYSCTLVKRERLNGELGRYERLEMKVRHEPFSVYVSFPGAKGKPLQEVIFVEGQNNGMMWAHSDRYKMMGTASLYPDGRRALQESRYPLTEAGMLNLIERLVTIAKSDARYGECDVKIDRNAKIDERPCICIAVTHPTPRKQFRFHHARVYIDSQWHVPVRYESYSWPQKAGDKPILLEEYTYLNYQFDRPLEDRDFDIRNPAYFFPEPDKVSSGELAAE, encoded by the coding sequence GTGCTGTGCCACGTTCGTACGCTCGAGATGCTGTCCGCGGTCGCCTTGCTTTTCGTGTCGTTCGTGCCAGCAGCGCAGGCGCAGTCGCCGCCGGCGAAGAAAGTCTCGACACCGTCGCCGCTGAAGCTCGCCAAGCCCATCGGCACGGCGCCGGGCGAGCTGGCGCCCAAGCCGGGGGAGCATCCGCTGCGGCCCTTGATCCGCTGGGGTACCGAGGCCGCCGAGGCATTTCGCCAGGTGCCCGGCTACAGTTGCACGCTCGTCAAACGCGAGCGTCTCAACGGCGAGCTCGGACGATACGAGCGCCTCGAGATGAAGGTCCGCCACGAGCCATTCAGCGTGTATGTGAGCTTTCCCGGCGCCAAGGGTAAGCCGCTGCAAGAGGTGATCTTCGTCGAGGGACAGAACAACGGCATGATGTGGGCCCACTCGGATCGCTACAAGATGATGGGCACGGCCTCGCTCTATCCCGACGGACGCCGGGCGCTGCAAGAAAGCCGCTACCCGCTCACCGAGGCGGGCATGCTCAACTTGATCGAGCGCCTGGTCACCATCGCCAAGAGCGATGCCCGCTACGGCGAGTGTGACGTGAAGATCGACCGCAACGCCAAGATCGACGAGCGTCCCTGCATATGCATCGCGGTGACGCATCCCACGCCGCGCAAGCAATTTCGCTTCCATCACGCGCGGGTCTACATCGACAGCCAGTGGCACGTGCCGGTGCGGTACGAATCGTATAGCTGGCCGCAGAAGGCGGGCGACAAGCCGATCCTGCTCGAAGAGTACACGTATCTGAACTACCAGTTCGATCGGCCGCTCGAAGACCGGGACTTCGACATCCGCAACCCGGCCTACTTCTTCCCCGAGCCGGATAAGGTCTCGAGCGGCGAATTGGCAGCCGAGTAG
- a CDS encoding MBL fold metallo-hydrolase: protein MGVPVIGCDCATCTSADPRNNRLRCGLVLGLPEGNLLVDTPPDLRTQLLREKIGIIHATVFTHGHADHVFGLDDLRLFPYYLGNKLPVYCEEEVEDRIRKSFDYAFDAVAMKYPAGGVPQIVFERIATEPFEVLGARVTPIRLWHGRSAVLGFRFGNIAYCTDTNAIPEESWPLLEGLDVLILDALRHKPHPTHFSLAESLAVVERVRPKQTLLTHMSHDLEHEATNASLPPGVSLAYDGLQIPLS from the coding sequence ATGGGGGTACCGGTGATCGGCTGCGATTGTGCCACCTGCACGAGCGCCGACCCGCGCAACAATCGATTGCGCTGCGGACTGGTGCTGGGGCTGCCCGAGGGGAATCTGCTCGTCGACACCCCCCCCGACCTCCGCACTCAACTCTTGCGCGAGAAGATTGGGATCATTCACGCGACCGTGTTCACGCATGGGCATGCCGATCACGTTTTCGGACTCGACGATCTGCGGTTATTTCCCTACTACCTGGGGAACAAGCTGCCGGTCTATTGCGAGGAAGAAGTGGAAGATCGGATCCGCAAATCGTTCGACTATGCCTTCGACGCGGTGGCGATGAAGTACCCCGCCGGCGGCGTGCCGCAGATCGTCTTCGAGCGGATCGCGACCGAGCCGTTCGAGGTCTTGGGGGCGCGCGTGACGCCGATCCGCCTCTGGCACGGACGTTCGGCCGTGCTCGGCTTCCGCTTCGGCAACATCGCCTACTGCACCGACACGAATGCCATCCCCGAGGAAAGCTGGCCGCTGCTCGAAGGGCTCGACGTGCTGATTCTCGACGCCCTGCGTCACAAGCCGCATCCCACCCACTTCAGCCTGGCAGAATCGCTCGCCGTCGTCGAGCGCGTGCGACCGAAGCAGACGCTGCTCACCCACATGTCGCACGACCTGGAACACGAGGCGACCAACGCCAGCCTGCCGCCGGGCGTGTCGCTTGCCTACGACGGGCTGCAGATTCCTCTGAGTTAG